The stretch of DNA AATACCATGTGCCGCCAACACCATCGCCCGCCTCAAAGCAAACAACATTATGTTTTTGCCCAAGCTTGTGAACGGCGTACAGACCGGAAAACCCAGCCCCAATTATAACGATATCAAAATGTTCCGGCATATCTTAGAGACTCCGCTGATTGTTTTTTGACAGTAGGAAATTTGTCATTTGGCATCCTCGCCTAATACGCGTTTGTCCAGCCGGATTTCGCGGCGTGCCATGGCTTCCCATAAAAAAGGAAAGCCCAAATCATCCGACATTTGCGCAACGCGAAGGGTTTCCGGATCAGTAATTGGATGCCCCTCTCCGAGTGCTTCAACTTGCCATGCAAGACGGCACCGATGCTCCAGAGTAATTGCGCGCAAATGAGCTTGCCTGACATCTTTGGCTACGACAAAAACACCGTGATTTTTTAAAAGCGCCCATTTCGCATCACCTAGCGCTTCGGCGGCGGCTTTCGCTTCGGCCGCACCGTCCACTGTACCTTCATATTCATCATAAAAGACGGGATCGCCTTCGATCTGGCCGGATGTTTGATCGTAAATAGGGGGAATGCGTCCAGACGCTGACCAAACCAAACCCCAGCGGGAATGGTTGTGAAGGACCACACGCAAATCATGGCGTCGATGATGTACTTCAAGGTGCAGCCCAATAGCCGGTGTTACGTTCCATTCACCCTCAACAATTTTGCCCTCGCCATCCACGCGAATAATGTCATCAGCCGTCACCTCGTCCCATGCAAGTTCCCAAGGATTAACCAAATAAGTGCCATCAGTGTCTGCGAGCGTGATATGGCCTGCAATATGATCATCATAACCTTCGCGATGCAACATCCGACATAGCAGCGCCACTTCCTGATGGGCGTTCAATTTTGGCAAAAGCGGATAGCGGCCCGGATTAGGCGCAAGCTTTTCAAGCATAGGATTACTGCGTTTTGGTTTACTCATATCTAAACCCATTCTGCAGACGCTGGCCCAGTATCAACCGTAGGGACGTAGTGAAGACCTAACGCTTTGCAGGCCTCTTCAATTGTCATGTCAAAAACATCTTCATATTTCATAAAGTAAAGCGGGGCGGACTTACGTCCAACTTCGGATCCGCGCAAAGTTGCATCATGCGTCAGCAACCATGTTTGCGGATAATGCAAGACAGCACGTGTCAGTACACGTGTCGAAGCCAATATTGAAAACACAGACAGTTCACTCGCTAACTCTGGGCTCATATGAA from Fretibacter rubidus encodes:
- a CDS encoding class II aldolase/adducin family protein — translated: MSKPKRSNPMLEKLAPNPGRYPLLPKLNAHQEVALLCRMLHREGYDDHIAGHITLADTDGTYLVNPWELAWDEVTADDIIRVDGEGKIVEGEWNVTPAIGLHLEVHHRRHDLRVVLHNHSRWGLVWSASGRIPPIYDQTSGQIEGDPVFYDEYEGTVDGAAEAKAAAEALGDAKWALLKNHGVFVVAKDVRQAHLRAITLEHRCRLAWQVEALGEGHPITDPETLRVAQMSDDLGFPFLWEAMARREIRLDKRVLGEDAK